The following DNA comes from Magnolia sinica isolate HGM2019 chromosome 18, MsV1, whole genome shotgun sequence.
ATTTAATCGTCCAACCACTGTCATCTCCAACCATGTGTTCGGTTGCCAAAGCAACTGTAGGAACTATGACGACAAGTATAAGAATGGCTGACACTAGCTTAGAAGCCATCCGAGCTTTAGAGCTTATCTCTTAAATCTCTATTAGCTTCTAATATGTATTGATTGATTTGAAGTAGCGTAGAGTAGTGTATTTATAGAGTGATTTTTACAAGTAtaatcaatgattaaaatggAAACAATCGTTGAGAAGAAGCCGGCTTTGGGCGGTAGTTTGGATTGCAgacaaaagaaattttttttaaaaaaaaaagagtaaaaaagtTCCATGACCATATCAAAGAATTATTAAAATACAATTAAGAATTTTATTATGTTCTAGTTTGTAGTATGTAACTGTTTTTTACTATGGAAAAGGTATTTTGTGATCCTGTGCACCCGATTCTACTTGAACCTTAAGAGAACCTTTGTGTTTCTGGACATGGGACAGTCCAaccattgatctggaccgtccattagttaTAGCCTGCTCTTTACAGGACATGGTGGAAAAATAATCCCATCAGAGGATCTTAGTTATTGCCGCTCAAAGCCAGAGATCCCGTGGTTGGCATTGTTGGGTCGAAGTCTTTTAATTTCGTTCCAAACCATCTTTCTCAAAGGCTGATTACTTGGATGGACAGTATCCATTGCCATTTGCAGCTTTTTCACAGTGGCCCACAAGAATAGGCCAGAGCCAGTGATCTCTACAGATTGACTATGGATTGTACATCTGGGTGTATGGGAGTATTACTCAGTAATTTAATAAATTCAGAGGAGAACCCCGGTAGTTTGGATTGCGCGCCAAAGaacttttaaaaaaactaaaaaaatttctGGACCATATCAAAGAATTATTAAAATATAATTAAGAATTTTATTGTGTTCTAGTTTGTTGTAACTGTTTTTTACACTGGAAAAGGTATATTGTATCCGGTTTACTTGATTCTACATGAACGTTAGAAGAACCTTTGCGTCTCTGGACATGGGGCAGGCCAACCATTGATCTGGACAGTCCATTAGTTATATAGCATAGTCTTTACTGGCCATGGTGGAAAAATAATACTTATCATGGGATCTTAATCATTCAAACACTAACCATGTTGTTATTGCGTGCCGCCCAGAGCCAGAGATCTCGTGGTCGGCATTTTTGTGTTGAAGTTATTCTTGATAGGTATAGGGGATCAAAGGTAGGAACAAGGCACTCTTCGACAACCAGGCACTTTTCTAGGAGTTGTGGATAGCTAGGAACAAGGCACTCTTGGACAACCAAGCAATGCGGGTGCCTATGATTATCGGGAACGTCCTACGTTGGGTCAGGCTTTCAGCTGAGGACCTCCCAACGCCTAAATCCCCGCTTCTTCCCATGCGTGTTTCGCTTGAGATGCTTGGAATTAGCATCCCTCTGCCCAAACAGCCAGCGCCATTGTTCGTCAAGTGGTCTAGGCTGCCTCGGGGCTGGGTTAAAGTGAATGTCGATGGATCGGCGAGGGGGAACCTGGGTCCTTCTAGGGGTGGTGGAGTGGGTAGAGACTGAAGTGGAGCCTTCCTATTTGCTTTCGCATTTGGGTATGGGAGAGGTTCTAACACTATGGCGGAGTTTAATGTGATTCTAGATGGCATCGAGCAGTGTGCCGAATTCGGGTACTCGAGAGTTGAGGTGTCTAGTGACTCTAGTTATGTGGTAGCAGCTCTCACAAAGGAGACATGTGGGTCATGGGCTTTGTGATACTGGAGGAAAAGGATTGAGGCGCTAAGACGCACTTTGGAGGTTCGTATATCTAACACGCCTCGGGAAGCTAACATGGTAGCGGATGGTCTAGCCAGGCTGGGGAGTGAGACCCAATTAGAGATGATTTTCAGATCTAACGAGTCCCTCCCCCTGCCATCAAGGGTAACATATTCTTGGATAGATTAGGTTTGGGATACCTAAGGGAGGTCCATCCCTCTTAGTTGTTGCCCCTTTCTTTCGTGTTCACATAGTATAGGCGGGCCTTCTATCTTTTGTTGATGGCCTAGCCCAAATTAGTTTTAGAGTTGTATAGCCTCGTAATGCAATACTATctctcttttggaaaaaaaaaagaaaaagaaaaggtaggATGTGTTActaacaaatgtcttaaatctgtaaatcatggttcgatgtcattgaagcaaactcgatgaaatcgaactttTGATAATTTTAGGCcccggtcgctggacagttttggtccttcttcgatgacattgaaggttggtCGATGTCTTGAAGGTTTACACAGATTCGTTTGCGGAAATGCAGATTTTAcgaattttgtttcttatttcATTTTCACTTGTTTCTAAGTCTATAATATGGGTGGATACGGGACTAGGAGGTATCCTAGaggttctaagtatttctaaaagggtactagggtttcaaggggtggaaaGAAGGTGAGGTTTGAGGCTCAAGACAGGTAAATCCTCCATCTTTATAATTTGTACTTTCATAATGGAATTTTCTGTCGCGTTGTGCCAAGATTTTTTCCCGcaaggtttttccacgttaaatctttgagtttgcttggtgcttttggattgctatcctagatctatatTTGTGTGCTTCTGCAaatcaaatcccaacaagtggtattagagcaattgTTGGGCACATATCTGAATCTGAAGGATTAATAATAATGGGTATTGCCaaatttgatattgagaagtactccggaaaaaaaaaaattcgagttatggaaggttaagatgattagcttattaaccaagcaaggtgagatTTAAGCTCTTGAGGTGTAAAAATCTaatatgaaagatgaagaatgggaaacccttgatagtaatgctttagcctccatccgtttatgtctaatggatgaggttctctataatgttttgagggaaaaAATTACAGCTAGtttgtgggtgaagttagagaacatttatgcgAAAacgtcctctgaaaatcgcctacacttaaagctacagtgttatacctttaAGATGACAGATGGTGGAGATCTGGAAGCCCACGTAAgcaattttaataaattgatgtgtaaattgctggatatgaaggaagcgatcaaagatgaggaacatgtATGTATATTGTTGAGTTCTCTTCCTGCATCTTATGAGATATTcaaggacacgatgtgcaccgtaAATAAAACCTTAAGTGCCGACACCGTTATATCATCCCTTTaagggaaggtcatgagaaagctaaacagtGACTGGgtcatcttccgatgcactgattatgagGGGTAGAGATTTTAAGCGAGGTATAGAATCTtctagacctagatccaaatccaagggcaagcacaaaggaaaattaaagtgttagaACTATAAGATGTctggacatatgaagaaggattgtaaaaatcctaaagtgaagaaataaaattcagcagcttcttccaatgaggccaatgttgtcacatctcatgaagagacaagtggtggtgatgttctgtctgtttccatgattAGTCACTTACgcgacaatcataaagacgagtggatacttgacacagaAGCATCATATCATATGACttctcattggagttggttcgccaattacaaggaatgcgatggtggacaggtttttatgggcaatgacaaggttgtaatgttatggctattggtacgatgagcatcaagatgtttgatgggatggagcgtaccctgACTAATGTCAaacacattcctgatatgaagaaaagtctgatttctcttggtgcacttgaggctatatggtttttatgggcaatgacaaggttgtaatgttatggctattggtacgatgagcatcaagatgtttgatgggatggagcgtaccctgACTAATGTCAaacacattcctgatatgaagaaaagtctaatttctcttggtgcacttgaggctatatggtgcaagttcactggtattgatggtgtccttaaagtttcaaaaggggcacttatGATTATGAAAGCACAAACGtatgaaaacctttacaggttgatcggaagCATTTCAAAGGGTGGAGCGGCGGTGAATATTGCAGATTCCACATCTGTACGTGTGTAGCATTCCCGTCTTGGCGACATGAGCGAGCGagacatgaaggtactttctgatcgatgtttgattccagcttttaaaaattctaatttagatataagcaagcattgtatatatggtaaacaatctagattatcttttaaaactgaaaaacatgtatgtaagagagtgcttgattaagtgcactctgatgtatgggggtcatcgccagaagtttctattggggggtcgtcatggttttttctattcattgatgactactccacGAAAGTTCGGGTTTACTTtatgaaacgtaaatctgaagttttcaccatattcaaacaatggaaggtaatgatagaaaaacagtcagggcaaaaaataaaagttttaaggactgataatggtagagaatttacttccactaagtTTAATGAATATCAAaatgatgaagggatcattaggcacaacacagtgcgccacacacccgaacaaaatggtgtggctaagcagatgaatcagactctcttttAGAGGGCCCAatcatgttaagtaatgttgtgtTGGGCAAAAACTTATGGAATGGCGCTATCAACACGAtatgttatttggtgaaccggtctccttcaacgacaattaaatgtaaaatctcAGAGGAAGGATGGAGTGGTCACAAgttggactactcagatttgcgcatatttggttaCGAGgattactctcatgtaccatcagttaagagagataagctagaccatagagtcaaaaaatatatttttgttgGTATAGTATtgatgtgaaaggttacaggttattcgataaggtcacacgtaaggtcatcactagccttGACGTCAGATTCGTTGAAAGCTCTCTATTCtgtaagaatgatcaagagaagCAAAAGGAATtagaaaggttgatcgtaaatGTCCAAATTGACACAAATTATACTCAGGTAGAGACATATGCACAAACAGAGGTACAAgagtaggtggagcaaccacctgtgaaAAGGAACCCACAgtgtgatcgcaggttaccgacaagatacaaggacgactctagcatatgccctcgttacagatgagggggacccatctactattcaggaggctcttagtGAGCCTGATATAGAAAAGTGAAAGACGGCTATgtacgatgagatggactcgttctataaaaatcacacatgggagttaGTGGAGCTTTCAGTGGGTCGAAAAATGATCAGATGTTAatggttatttaaaaggaaacatgatagatacaaagtaaggttggtagcgaagggttattcttagagagaaggaattgacttcacagaTATATTCACGCCAATGGTTTAGCAGGTGTTTATCATATTCGTGTTGGTGTTGGTTGCCTATTACGATCTCGatctagaacagatggatgtcaagactacattcctgcacagggagttggaagagcagatctacatgaagtaaccagagggGTACGAaattaaaggggtagagaaaaaagtttgtaggttaatgcagttgtacgacctgaaatagcctgggcagtggtataaaaaaatgattctttcatgttgagtcagaaatttactcggagtgaatatgatcattgtgtctattaaaagacactaagtgatgaaaaattcatcatcctaatattgtatgttgatgatatgttgatcgccattCATGATATGTCTAAATTCGACGTACTAAAAACTCAGTTATTatagacatttgagatgaaagatttgagGGCTGCAAAAAGgtttctcggcatagatattcatagaaacAGGAAGAATAATAGGATTTAGTTATCAAAGGtagaataccttaaaaaggtgttgattaagtatgggatggaccaagcaaagctgGTGAGCGTTCCTAACGTGGCTCACTTCAAgatttcctcagaacaatgtcctaaatcaaatgaggaaaagcaggttatatTTTATATGCCTTATttaaatgcggttggcagtttaatgtatgtcatgatttgtacgagaccagatatttcacaagcaatcggtgttgtgagcaaatacatgtcaaaccccggcaagtaACATTGAGAAGTGGTCAAATGGTTaattcgatacattcgaggtatgaaagactacgtcttaacttttgaaaagacagtGACAAAGTTGGTAAGGtttgtggattcagactacgtaaatagtttagattctaaaaagtcgactttaggttactcgtttgtactagcaggtgaagcaatcagttggatgtcgaagcagaatatatggcagtaacGAAAGCGTTTAAAAATGGTGTTTGGCTCAGgggcatgataaattagttgggacaTCAGCAGGAGGCCATGCCAGTTAACTGTAATAGTGAGAGCGTTATCAATTTGGTAaagaattctgtttatcactcacgtattaaacacattgatgttcgtcaccattttattcgATAGGGGCTTGAAGAAGGAGGAATGACTCTgaaaaagattcacaccaacgtGAATCCAGTTGATATGCTCACGAAGGTTGTTCctaaagagaagttcaagttctgtgcaactcaTCTGGGCTTGGCAATGACATAATAAaaggacagagtgtgcacgagaagcgttgatgaagctatgatgtgaggTAGAGATAAGAGAAAGGGACAAGAAGCTATATGTTTGGAGATTGAAgagatggtggagattgttactgacaaatgtcttaaatttgtaaatccttgttcgatgacatcgtaccatcttcaatgtcattgaagaaaactcgataaaatcaaaattttcaataattTAGGCCCCGGTCGATAGGCAGTTTTGGtccttcttcgatgacatcgaagattactcgatatcatcgaagtttatGCAGATTCGTTTGCGGAAACACAGATTCTAtgaattttgtttcctatttcgtttCCAGTTGTTTCTAAGTCTATAAATTGGGGTGGATACGAGACTAGGAAGTATCTTAAGaggttctaagtatttctaaaagaGTGTTAGGGCTTTAAGGGATGGAAAgaaggtgaggtttgaggattacTCAAGCCAGGTATGGCCTCCATCTTTGTAAtctatgctttcatagtggaattttctgTCACTTTGTATCGTGGTTTTTTTCTGCAAGGggtttccatgttaaatctctgtgttcttttgtgttttcttggtgctcttagattgttatcctagatccatatctgatAACTTGGATGGACATTATTCATTGCTATTTGCAACTCTCTCCGTGGCCCACAATAATGGGCCTTTCAACGATGGATTGTACACGTGGTTGTATGGGAGCAATACTCAGTAATTTGATACTGTTAAAGGTGAATTGTGTTCCAGTGTTCTCATGTCACTATAATTTACAGTGATCTTAATTTCAATGGGACACTTAGCCAGTACGATCCATTGATCTAGTGTATTGTTCATTATGCCCAATGCACATTTCTATAACAAACATTAACCATTTCATCCATGGTTTTTAATATGAATGGCCACGACAATtcacacaaaaataggtccaattaaCAATATGATAGGTTTATTTATTAGGAACTATTATAGATTTCTTATGATTTATAGGAATTACTTTTGTTAAATAACCGTAAACAtctcatccatggcttggaaaagcaAATCAAGTGGCAGAAAGGCATTCAGGAGGAGGCCAAGAGGTGTCCAAAAGCAGATCGAGTGGCCAAGAAGCATATGAAAGCAGATCAGATTAATTCTTAAGTAGATTGTGGTCGAGAGGCCGAAGTGCGGTCGACctatttaagatataaaaggCAATCGAGGACAACAAAGCCTTGGCCGACAGAAGTGAAATGAGCAGTCAAGACGCATTTAAAAGTGGAGAAGACAGTAGGAAACATATTAAGAAAAATAGTAGGATCTAGAAGACTACGTGGCAATGGTTTAGCTGTCATATTAAAAGTAGAAACATCTAGAAGAATTAATACTACACGTCATCAGACGACTGATGAAAGCAATGCAGTCGATGTATGGCTGATGAACGATTAACGACTAAAGTAGAGCTTAGTTGAGAGAAGAAGAACAGtcaggaagaagaaacatatcaGAAAGAAGGATCTAGAGAAAGACTTTTCGATTACAGTAATTGTTATAGTAATGGAGGAATGATCTAGCAGAATAAGCTACAACAAAACTCTATAAAAGCAGAGGAATCCAACAAAGTAAATATACCCAACCAATAAAATCAATACATAGAAGGATCTGGAAGACTACATGGAAATGGTTTTAGCTATCATATTAAAAGTAGAAACATTTAGAAGAATTAATACTTCACATCATCAAACGACTGACGAAAGCAATGCAGTCGATGTGTGCTCAATGAACAATTAACGACCAAAGTAAAGCTTGGTCGAGAGAAAAAGAACAGtcaggaagaagaaacatattaGAAATAAGGATCTATAGAAAGACTTTTCGACTACTATAATTGTTGCAATAATTGaggaatgatctggaaaaataagcTGCAATAAAACTCTATAAAAGCAGAGGAATCCAATAGAGAAAATATACCCAACCAATAACAATCAATCAAATCtattaatttatcttttatctcaacttatcATAGGAGTAGTGGTGATTCTTAGTCATAATCTTTAGTTATAATCCAAATCTATGGTCATACGCTGGATTTATTCTTTATCCAATACCAAGCAATTCTATCAAGAAATGTATTCTTGTAGTTGCTTCTCGCAATCGATTGatggtgagtttttccttttaattgattTGCTCTAGTATTCTGAAAGTCATTTCTTGTCAAAAGAACAAAGTAACTCATATTCGAAAGAAGAATCCCACCTTTGATCATTGCATGATCGTTACTAAATTTTGCAATTGGCTGAGTAAGCAGTCAATCTTCAAAGAATCTAGTCGTATAAGTTTATATTGGATGTATCAGTTTAttttggcgcttggggtcaaagtCGACCGGTTTGAATTGAGTCGCTGTACCGATTTTGGTACACCCTGCATAATTGAAAACAAAGTGAGCATCTAATAATGAGATCATTTTATCATCGTGATTTTTTGCACGGCAGCCTATAAAAATATGTTTTGGATTTGATGGACAAGTGAAGTGATGCAATTTGGAGCAGCATCAACCGTTTAGCTACTTTGGAATGGGTAATTGAtaatttcaatatccattgcaaATGGCGACCAGTGAAATGTTAGTCAGTGGCCCATCGTTTATAAGCGTGTCCTTGCGGTTCATGGCCATATCAAGGGTCGATGCGGGAGCTAACCGTTGTTGATAGACCAGAGTACACACATTGCAAGGATGGGACGTCGTAGTCCATGAAGTTTTTGCCCTGGAATTTGGACTTTTGCATAAGGTTGGCAATGGGTGGGGCGTCCTAGCCCAACAAGCCCGACCAGGCTTTGGAGTTGGGTTGGAAATATTATCTTGGACCCTGGCCTCTGTTTGGGGCCTGGATTTCGTTCACGCCATTTAGTGTTCCGGATCCAATTTGGTGTTCTATGTACATGCCTAATCAAGTCACATCTTCATCATTTTGAGATTTATTGCCTGTAAATCATGTATGCTGTATCTATTTTAGTCAAGGTTTTTTACCTAATAAAAATCATTAgagaatttttattcattctcttTTTTACATCAACGCCACACGGTTTACAACTGAGGATAGTTCTATGAGATTAGTCACGATCGACCAATGAGCCACACGTATACTAAAATGGAAGATTAGATAAACTCTCCAACAGTCTACATTCAAATGTGGGAGTGTGACGCACCCAAGATTCGACCGCAAGAAAACAAGTATTCGAGGCATGGCGCTGTGTATATGCATACGTGTGGCAACATGGGGATTGACTGTGACGGAATCAGTAGAACTTTGGTAAATTTTCATAATGCCATTTAAATCTTGGGTAACACTGATACATGTAAAGGGAACCCACCCATCAATTCCaggacaaaaaacaaaaaaaccaaattaaaaaataaaataaacaaatgaaaacagaagaaaagaaaaagaaaaatcatgaaTCTTCTGTTTCATCAAAGTGAAGTCGACGACGCTAATCAAACTAGACCCACACTGCGAATGTAATCCCTGCCAATGTGATTGCTTGATATCCAAATGTCACGATCCCATTCGCTGCTGATTTCTGGTCTGCCACTTGAACGTTGATGGCCAGCTTCTGTCCCCTAGACTCGCAGTGATTGCCAACTCCACATATGTACCCCTTCTTTCCAGGAGCCGCTAGGGTAATCACATCATTTCCGGTTGATAAAGCCTCATTGTCCGACGGCGCCACACAGTTCTTAAAGCCTGTACCGTCCACTTTGAAGACATTGTGAACTCCCTGTGGGTACTTAAAAACTGCAAAAAATCGAATAATAATTTTTAAGTGTCTTTCTAAAATGAAAAACATCACTTAGTTGTGCAATGAACGGTCCATAGACCATGGTGGGATGGGCCAAAAGTGGTTGTTAGGAAAACCATGGTGTCACTTGGGTGGGCTGTGAAAGTAACagaaaataatagaaataaaACTAGTGTTAGTGAGCTAATTACTGAGTTTATCTCCAACTTGGAATTCCTTGCAATTGGCCCATTTTTCATAATCGAATTTAATCGTCCAACCACTGTTGTCTCCAACCATGTGTTCGGTCGGCAAAGCAACGGTAGGAACCATGATGACAAGTACAAGAATGGCTGACACTGGCTTAGTAGCCATCCGAGCTTAGTGCTTATCTCTTAAATCTCCATATCTTCTAATATATACTGATTGATTGCAAGGAGCGTAGAGTAGTCTATTTATAGAGTGATTTTATAACAATTATAATCAGTGATTAAAATGGAACGAATCATCGAGAAGAAGCCGGCTTCAGGCGGTGGTTGGATTGTGTGCGAAAGAAATTAAGaaacagaaaaaaataaataaataaattccatgACCATAACAAAGAATTATTAAAATATGATTAAGAATTTTATTATGTTCTAGTTTGTAGAACTATGTAACTGTTTTTTACTATGGAAAAGGCATATTTACTTGATTCGACCTGAACGTTAGAAGAACCTTTGTGTTTCAGGACATGAGGCAGGCTAACCATTGTTCTGGACCGGTTAGTAGTTATATAGCATGGTCTTTACAAGCCGTGGTGGAAAATTAATACTTATGAGGGGATCTTAATCATTCTAATACTAACCATGTTGTTATTGCCGCCCAAAGTCAGAGATCTCGAGGTCGGCATTTTCCTGTCGAAGTTATTCTTGATAGGTATAGGTGATCAAATGTAAGACCGGCCAATTGGATTCTTGTCATTGGAAATTTTGACCTCTCt
Coding sequences within:
- the LOC131233705 gene encoding blue copper protein 1a-like; protein product: MATKPVSAILVLVIMVPTVALPTEHMVGDNSGWTIKFDYEKWANCKEFQVGDKLIFKYPQGVHNVFKVDGTGFKNCVAPSDNEALSTGNDVITLAAPGKKGYICGVGNHCESRGQKLAINVQVADQKSAANGIVTFGYQAITLAGITFAVWV